The genomic stretch GTGAAAAGATATTTACAGTTGATTTTCCTAACTATTTTGGATTCAGAGACAGGGACAATTATCTGTTTCTATAAACAATCAGTTTATTTCTTTTGAGGCAACATGCACTGTTTTAGATTCAATGATTAATGTGGCATGTATTTTCCTTGTGAAATCTTATACTTCTGTTCAGTAAACATTATAGTCAGCTAGCTAGTTTATGctgaatatgttttcaaaatagtgtttgtcaaatgtatttttaatgtCTGAGTTAGTTTATTTATAATAGCCAAGGGGTTATACCTGCTCTGGGCCCAAGTCAGATACTATGTCAGATACGAGCCGACTGAAGGTTCCATGGTTTGCTGCTATTTTGTTCACACTGTGCCCAAGACGCTGCATATGGGATGGAATGATTTCCGTCTGCAGGTATGTAAAAAGTTCATCTGACCATGGCAGACTGAGTGCTTCAAGTATCTGAAACAAGCGTTATTGAAACAAGAGTTGGCTAATATGTATATCATTTTAGAAACATCtaataaaacaaggcagtctgaaagacagctaaatcccccgccaatgctatggatagtgaaagggtaaacctttgattttagctgtgaccttgaccttgaactgacatggctgactcatgaattctgcacaacatcttgatgaagtgatcatttgaccaaagtttcatgaaaatccttcaaggggttaaggagatacagaggtgaaacctttgaccttcagttgtgaccttgaccttgagttgacatggctgactcatgagttcttgatgaggtgatcatttgacccaagtttgatgaaaatccttcaaggggttaaggagatacagagtggacaccaaatggaaggctcaaaccttcgacccttagttgtgtccttgaccttgagctggcatggttgactcataatttctgcatatcattctgatgaggtaatcatttgacccaagttttataaaattccttcaaggggtttaggagatatagagcggacacgaaatggaaggctcaaacctttgaccttcagttgtgaccttgaccttgagcctacatggctgactcataagttctgcacattgccttgatgaggtgattgtttgacccaagtttgatgaaaatccttcaaggggtttaggagatatagagcggacacaaaatggaaggctcaaacctttgaccctaagttgtgaccttgaccttgagccggcatgactgactcatgggttctgcacatcgtcttgatgaggtgatcatttgacccaagttttataaaattccttcaaggggtttaagagatatagagcggacacaaaatggaaggctcaaacctttcaccttgagttgtgaccttgaccttgagccggcatggctgactcgtgggttctgcatatcgtcttgatgaggtgatcatttgacccaagttttataaaattccttccaggggtttaggagatatagagcggacacaaaatggctggctcaaacctttgaccttgagttgtgaccttgaccttgaaccgacaaggctgactcatgggttctgcacatcgtcttgatgaggtgatcatttgacccaagtttcatgaaaatccttcaaggggtttaggagatatggaccggacacgattttgttacggacggaaggactgaaagacggacggaaggacggacggaaggacggacgcagaccattcctataaccctccgccacggcgggggattaataacatCTTACTATCAAATACCAAGTAAAACTAAAAACAGCATAACCTAACCACCTTTGTAGCCTAGTAATACAGTGCCATTTCAGCGGGCTATTGTTGGTTCAATCCCCTGCCTTGTCATTCTGAAGACGTGAAACATTGTACTAGTGGTATTGTGTAAGTTATTTCATTACTTGTTGCTCGGCATTAAGAGCCTGGTGTCGGTACCATATGAATGAGTGGGGTGTCATGCCTAttgcgtgatattccagtgaggcattTCACTCACTGCCACAAACAGACAAAGTCAAttaagactgaaaaattgttaaaaaagatgcacAATCACACCAAACAGAACCTGAAAAATTTGGTTTTATCCATAGAGTACTATGTGCTAGTATAAGcagtgctagccctggccattataaattaatagccactttttttttcaggaaaaaattaATAGACAAACTTGGCGCGCGCGTAATTCGCATGTGCTTTCGCAtttcaatgaaaaacataaaacagggtatttataactattttctttttcatgaaacacttaaacatattttatttttcaattatcatttttcatgtttatcataGGCTTTGAATTATCATACATTTATGCATATCTTCAGTTGTTAGTATTCAGATGTAACTGAAAATACCATTTTAGTATGTGACATGACCCATTGTGAATTCTTGTCAAGAATGATCATTACTTTTTGTGACGAAAGTCAAGGCTTAAGttaggctaagattttagggataagtcacttctccctcagctaaCATTAGGGAGAAGGGGAGAGATTGTAGGGAGAAGTGACAAGATTTTAGggaaaatgtggaaatatttcaACGCCATGgcatgcaagttgaaaaaggaactaaatatgcttaatataatgttacttttttatcATTTCCTGCCTTTGTTTAAgctgatttaaagtaaataacaaatccactcaaaatgtcagtgattctgttttcttatcctggtaaaccttgtgaatctaatgtgattaaactgcaaattaaagttttttttcactcttgcaatgattgcccaaaccaagaaaaccctttgaatataaatacaatttcaaaaagttaattccatatcagcaaaaaataaattaactCCCAGTGCtataatgcactcaaagtcacagtcactttaaataacagGAGTGTATTGATGCTGGTTCTGAATTAAatatgtcaatagcagtgacatcactatgacatcacatggAATACaagtcttctttgatctgctggtgtcgtctttgatctgctggtgtcagcacacattaaaagaaacagctgtcaaacaggttaaaccaagtttctgatggcaggtgtcaaaaatttgggtAAATTTAAGTTACGTaatttaagtcacagaaagtgtcagtgataatgttatgtttctaaagtcttggttttgaaaaatacaagtaaaataagTGGATTTAAGAAAATTATTGAGCCAGCcaaggtaagatactttctaaaggtcaaaaaaAGAATATGTGTAAGCTAATGTAATGTAGTTAATTTGTGCTTGTCCGCGCACAGACGGAATGCAAAAACGCACTTGTTCGCCGTCGAAAAGTCTCGAGTCGGACATCAGGAATTCCACATCTGAGGgaattatgtttaattaatttgtttgtttggtaatTAATGGTGATTAAATGCAAGGTGATGATAACTGTTGCTTTAAACTTCTATACGATCAATAGTGCACACATGCGGATCAATTAGTGAAGTCGTACGCGTGTTGGcgataaacaaatcaattaagcGTGTCACCGTTTAGAGGGGGTAATTATGCCTCTGGGCAAATACGCTTCCTGCTACTGACTTCGCACGTTTTTGTCGATAAAACTACCTATGTTCCAACAGTTTAGGGAcacttttttgcaatattttttttgtagcatttctataaattaatcgccattttctatcgccaaaaattgcgttttaattgacactttaataaaataatcgccatttgGCGATAATGTCGATTGGCAGCGCGAGCACTGTATAAGCCATTCCAGCTGTCTTTTTTCTCCACTCTTTGAAAGACctcatgtaataaatatttccATTTTCATTCCATAGATTTTTTGCATTGCATTGTTTGAGACATATCTTGCCTCTCTGACACAGTTTTATATAGTTCATAATTAAAGGGTGATTTCATTTACCTGGTTTTTAATGAATGCTTTAGTTATAATATTTGTTACATTAGAACAGATATTTACCTTTGTCATTACAGTTAAGGGCACAGCCATACCCTCAACCAGCCTAACTTCTAAACCCTTGCAACAAGTCATAATCTGGAGGGTCATCTTCCATATATCAACTGCTGTAACACCGTCTGTAAGACTTAACATACCAGGTAGTGCAGCTGAAGCCTTGCGGGCGCCATCCTCCAGCTGCATCATACGGGCCACATCACTGACCTCTGCCTTCTTGAAGAGGATAAAATTGAGACGGGTGTAGTATCTGAAATGACAATTAACTGTGTGTCACAGTAttatatcatcattattatagGTCTATATAGGACAGTTTAATTTCAGTAATTGGTCTAGCTACTTGCTTTTTAAAGAACCAGTGTTTTCATTAGTTGAGTACTTTGCTAGAGTACTTCATCAAGCTTGAaactttttttccattattagatGAGTAAGTACACTACAAACCATAATTCCTCTGAACCTTATAAGGATACTTACTGTTTGGAACCTtgtaatttttagtaaaaaatgcattATCCTAGTCATACATGTAGGATgtgcaatagttttgactgttgtACATCATTGTTAATTGATTAAGAACCTCAGTTACCATGTCAGACATATTGTCAAAAACTTACAGAAAGCATCCTTTTTTTGATTTACCTACTTGAAAAGCACCCAGGTTTTTTAAACAGTAAGGAATATTGATCCGTTCATAGTTTAATTGCCTATATTCAATTCTTTTTGAGAAATGTACATAAACTTACTTCTTTGTTCCTCCCAAATCAAAGTTGGCTGTCACTAAACAACCTGTCTGGGGCTGTAGATTGCGATCCTTGGTTCCCCTAATGGCGCCGTTTCCCAAGTCGATTGCCAGCTGGCTCACATCAGCTGCCTCAGTGGGGTCATCCCATACAACTGGTATCGTAGACATGCTGCACAGCTCAGTTATTGCAGCCAGAGTACATCTGAAATTAGTGTTTGCATGTCAGTCTAAATACATTCACCTTGTAGCCATTCATTTAAGTAATTAAGCCAGTTACCATTTTGTAAATCTGTCTTCCATTGTTCTTAGGTGCTTGTTTGTATCAGGTGTTCTTTGCTTTGTAAAGTTTAGTATTTCAGAGAGCAGTATTGAAAAACTTGCaatatttaacacatttttgttttgcGGAAAATGCAGGCCTTATCTGAAACCttgttcgaaaaaaaaaaaagtggtatCTCCACttcttttaattaatttcataaaTTGTTGCTCACATATACTGAAGCAGTAAGAAAACTCAGCTTTAACTTTCAGACTATTACATACCTCGAGTAGACAGAATCAGACCCTGTTACATTAGCCATGCACTGAGCGGTCAGAGTCTTCCAACACACTGGCTCCCCGTAAAGAAGTGGCAGGTTGAAGTGTCCAACTTCTCCAAGTAACTTGCGATACGAACACATTGCCATCGTCGATGCAAGCGTCATTAAGGTCGCTGGAAAGTTATGACCTTGCACAGTCCTAGCTAAAACCAACCACTCCCCTATTGCAGCTAACTGAAACAAGAAATACATTGTGAAACTTTACTAGTGCATCCTAGTCATAGTTAATTCCTCATTGCAGACAAATGTTTTTTCTTGTCTGCTGCAGTGGTACATGGAAACAAAACTGTTCTTTCTGTGCCAAGAAGGAACTGGTTGATACAGTATCTCATTTGtcatttgtttgtatatttgGTGGCATCCTAGACCAgtaattttatgacaaattatgACAAATTAATTTTATCTTCAGGACAGCCACCTCAacatcattattttaatattgaatatcaAATATGTATAAGAAGATTATCTAATGCTTACTGAAAATGGCATCTCTATTGTCCTGTACAAATGAGCAGGCGGACAACCTGGCCATGATTCGATCCAGATGTATGGTGTCTCTTCTGAATTGACCTAAAAGAAATAGCAATTGGAAACTTTTACACAGGTGTttcttaattttttgtttaaacctTTGTTATATTTCATCACACATTACATGTCATGCAAAACCGGATAAAATAAAGCAACACTGTAGTCTTCTGAATTGCTTGACATGTATCACATTCcttaaatatttattgaaataatatagAGCATAACCTATAGCAAagccatgttttaacatatcaaaacaatatgAGAAGGTTGTAAGTGTAGACCGAGTATATACACAGCATTTTTGTAGAGTggagaaatgttaaaaatatagatGTATGTATCATTCTGtcatatcatttcgattctgttgactaatatgtattttatgttaaCAAGTAGATAAATACGGGAACACTATGGCACATAATATAGTAGATCGACATGACATCAATGTGTAAAAAGAGTTGTAACAGGGTTAAATACTGGTGGTATTATGTCCCTTGAAATAACTTGCGTAGGTGGAAGTCTTGCGAGTTATTCTAATAGTCTAATAGATACAGTGTGTGAGAAAGTGCAAAACCCATCTAATATCATAAATTCTGAAAGTCTTCTATGTGAAGTAGATCAAATTGGGTAGCAGTCTTTGATATGTTGATGTGATGCATCATTTCTTTATAATTTCtaacaatgcaaatatttgaaatagCTCACCTCAACACTGGCCCCGGAGAACATTTGATTGGGGTTTAGCAGAGTTATGTCACTGTTACGCTGTCTTCCAACGTACTGAACAAGCGTCTTCTTGAACAATgcatcatctgaatagttatattatcatattttttcattGTCTCTTCCCAGTTCAATCATTATTTACAGTTGTAGAGTTCATGCATGGTAGATAATATGATTTTGGGACAGTTTTGTgaccatattttcttttttgactTCAATTCCAATAACGTTGTTGAAACAAAGCTTTCTTGCAGACCTGCAACCTTTTCAAGACAGATCACTTTCATATTCACCAATAGTGATAACAGTTTTCAAACCAACATTTTGCTAATGTGTACTTCATCATTCTTCCATCTTTGCATTATAcagcttttttgtttttaaatatgcaGTTGGTAGTTGTTATCATATCAGAATGATCATATAAATATTATACGACATAGCATTatgttttaacaaacattttgtttttattttacagtaCTTGTTGTTAGATGTATGATTGAAAAAATCCCTTCTTTCAATATGAGACTGCATTGCAATTCTAATACTTCTGAAAGCAACTTTATAGATGTGTAACACAGGTGCCAATAATTCAGTTATGTGTATGCTTCGTATTGTGCATCATAATACTGTATGTATATACCTTGTTCTCGCAGAGTTCTGTCTGCTGCTGTCATAAGGTGTAGAAGCTCATTCTTAGTGAAAGTTGAAAATAGACCACCATCTTCCATTATACCATCTACACTGAATGAGGACTGCAATCCCTTCACAAAGTGGGCTACATCTGTTTGTGGCTGAGACCCTAAAAACCAGGCAGTCCTGaaacagaaaaacaagagggtcatgatgaccctggatcgctcacctgagtaatatgagctacatgtttcaaatgtcaaactgatgataaaatattaagaaagtcagtagttCACATTCActgtcaatgaaattcagttttacgatttgtgtgcaaaactgtgtaagtcatcaatatttcaaggctgtatcttaaaaaacaagaaagtaggtcagtaggtcaaggtcacgatcaagtgacatcatattacttggggtcatcaggtaactagagctatcactaaaggtgatgaatgtaccccccgcatgcactgacacagtacattgcaatctgacgcacacaatCTGACGcaaactgtatgtatatagactgtatgtatacagtatagtaacaaaaaacaaagtcccataactatgcagaatatttatctaaaagaatgtaacatgcaccatgcacaactagggttggtactgatcacttgtgtgaagtttcattaaattgtgtgcaagggtttggtagattaggcacgcacaagattgcatatgcagactgtatgtacatagtatgttaacaagaaacaaagtcccataactctgcaatttttgtcgctgaaagaacctaacatgccccatgcacaactactgttgttactgatcacttgtgtgaagtttcattaaattgtgtcaaagggatgaggagagatggtgcgcacaagattgtgtctatgtatatagtatagtaacaaaaaaacaaagtcccataactctgcaaattttttttctgaaagaacctaacatgccccatgcacaactactgttgttactgatcacttgtgtgaagtttcattaaattgtgtcaaggggatgaggagagatggtgcgcacaagattgtgtctatgtatatagtatagtaacaaaaaaacaaagtcccataactctgcaatttttttttctaaaagaacctaacatgtcccatgcacaactactgttggtactgatcactcgtgtgaagtttcattaaattctgtcaaggggataaggacagatggtgcgcacaagattgcgtctacggacagacggacagacagacagacagacagacagacaacctgaaaccagtatacccccccttacaaccttgttgtcggggggtacaattataaTCAAATAGTCTTGGAagtaggatcagataattttttaagcatttttcctatataactcatataataacttagttaccccagggcggggcctcttttaacccaaggggcataatttgaacaattttggtagaggactactagacaatgcatcataccaaatatcaaaagcctaggttgtatggtttctgacaagatttttaaagctttttcctatataagtctatataaaacttgggacccccagggcagggcctcttttcaccccagggtacaatttaaacaattttggttgaggaccataagacaatgctacaaaccaaatatcaaaggtctaagagttgtggtttcagacaagaagatttttaaactttttttcctataaaggtctatgtaaaacttgcgacccccagggcggggccatatttgaccctagggtgataatttgaacaatcttggtagaggaccactagatgatgctacataccaaatatcaaagacctaggccatgtggttttgtacaagaagattttcaaagttttccctatataactctgtataaaccatgtgacccctggggcggggccatatttgaccctagggggataatttgaataatcttggtagaggactactagatgacgctacataccaaatatcaaagccctaggccatgtggttttgtacaagaagattttcaaagttttccctatataactctgtataaaccatgtgacccccgggggcggggccatatttgaccctagggggataatttgaacaaccttggtagaggaccactagatgatgctacataccaaatatcaaaggcctcggccatgtggttttgtacaagaagattttcaaagttttccctatataactctatataaaccatgtgacccccggggcggggccatatttgatcctagggggataatttgaaaaatcttggtagaggaccacagatgatgctacataccaaatatcaaagccctaggccatgtggttttgtacaagaagattttcaaagttttccctatataactctatataaaccatgtgacccccggggcggggccatatttgaccctagggggataatttgaacaatcttggtagaggaccactagatgatgctacataccaaatatcaaaggcctcggccatgtggttttgtacaagaagattttcaaagttttacctatataactctatataaaccatgtgacccccggggcggggccatatttgattctagggggataatttgaaaaatcttggtagaggaccacagatgatgctacataccaaatatcaaagccctaggccctgtggttttggacaaaaagattttttaagtttttcctttcggttgccatggcaaccagaattctgcatggaattcaattctgtgaataattttgaaagggggccacccaaggatcattcctgtgaagtttggtgtaattctgcccagtggttttcaagaagaagatttttttaggaaatgttgacggacggacgacgcacgacggacgcc from Mercenaria mercenaria strain notata chromosome 16, MADL_Memer_1, whole genome shotgun sequence encodes the following:
- the LOC123540976 gene encoding uncharacterized protein LOC123540976 isoform X2, whose product is MPFSLAAIGEWLVLARTVQGHNFPATLMTLASTMAMCSYRKLLGEVGHFNLPLLYGEPVCWKTLTAQCMANVTGSDSVYSRCTLAAITELCSMSTIPVVWDDPTEAADVSQLAIDLGNGAIRGTKDRNLQPQTGCLVTANFDLGGTKKYYTRLNFILFKKAEVSDVARMMQLEDGARKASAALPGMLSLTDGVTAVDIWKMTLQIMTCCKGLEVRLVEGMAVPLTVMTKILEALSLPWSDELFTYLQTEIIPSHMQRLGHSVNKIAANHGTFSRLVSDIVSDLGPEQIPEYVKLNGSCLTLRTVELPARFNSALLSYLGEEQKMSAWGL
- the LOC123540976 gene encoding uncharacterized protein LOC123540976 isoform X1, which gives rise to MYFLFQLAAIGEWLVLARTVQGHNFPATLMTLASTMAMCSYRKLLGEVGHFNLPLLYGEPVCWKTLTAQCMANVTGSDSVYSRCTLAAITELCSMSTIPVVWDDPTEAADVSQLAIDLGNGAIRGTKDRNLQPQTGCLVTANFDLGGTKKYYTRLNFILFKKAEVSDVARMMQLEDGARKASAALPGMLSLTDGVTAVDIWKMTLQIMTCCKGLEVRLVEGMAVPLTVMTKILEALSLPWSDELFTYLQTEIIPSHMQRLGHSVNKIAANHGTFSRLVSDIVSDLGPEQIPEYVKLNGSCLTLRTVELPARFNSALLSYLGEEQKMSAWGL